From Rubripirellula reticaptiva, the proteins below share one genomic window:
- a CDS encoding FG-GAP-like repeat-containing protein, which translates to MNAIEIRPIFVFVLVAILAGGGCGNQHDNNGNDQSRNVSLEMEPAATSVDPVVALRRLMNDHAAQGEYEKAADVALALAESAVADPVSELQLAFNWHMHAANVVEAEQDMMRAIAIAPDDPRGHRGMAELLNAQGRRFEARRHTLEIAKLNVITQRELLSLIDTSGPFELVSFRTILDPTTTNVFDLCKARYEYVGGENLALAIATLDRLHFAGPLSPAIEAFRGQLLAETRDSDRFQMWLAEVPDGAPEYPEYWSAVGLWLVHLGRDQEAIHAFGEVLLRDPTARSALRSILSALTRIGDSEKLSVVQETLAALDRIFRIASMANSDHAVEIGNQLQKLGRPWEANGWYRIAFEQGNSPYSRFQELQQRQEKIRIWETKAGAANIGLARVNTMLGFDFRDYPKPNLNSLAISNDAVERNSFLHPLLFHDIAPKVGLTSSFASGYSVNSGNFLLHQANGGGIAALDFDLDGRCDLYMAQSDGDPNKHKSSVANELYRHLPEARFDEVGGASLTADQGFGQGVCAADVNQDGFPDLLVANIGSNVLYINQGDGTFRERSDLLMDPADEKWTSSIAVADLSGDGLPEIIEVNYVDDPLIFQRPCRGKSLDCTPQRFRAATDRIRRSLGDGRFRSWSGADQIDKLPNYGFGIVVTDFDGKDGNDIFVANDGDLNHFWKSVSAIAGTIDDFELTEVAGLVGCSVGAKGLSQGCMGTTTGDFDRNGFLDVAITNFYNEPMNLFLQEPSGLFIDQSYNYGLVDPSKDVLGFGIQADDFDNDGWLDLAILNGHIYDARYADIPFQMAAQLVRGGSSGFLTQDPLIGGPYWQRRQLGRTLAKFDWNRDGRIDLVANHLDQPTAILQNDTIAENWMQLELVGVQSERDAIGARVVIRVGEEEWTLWQTAGDGYMCTNESMLHVGIGSAIAVDQIEITWPSGSFQIHESLLANHRYLFVEGQKIPTPRRLPHD; encoded by the coding sequence ATGAACGCCATTGAAATTCGTCCGATTTTTGTTTTCGTGTTGGTTGCAATTTTGGCGGGCGGCGGCTGCGGCAACCAACACGACAATAATGGAAACGATCAGAGCCGCAATGTTTCTCTTGAAATGGAGCCTGCGGCCACGTCCGTCGATCCAGTTGTTGCTCTTCGGCGTTTGATGAATGATCATGCTGCTCAAGGTGAATACGAGAAGGCGGCTGATGTTGCTTTGGCTCTGGCCGAATCAGCAGTGGCAGACCCGGTATCGGAACTTCAGCTCGCCTTTAACTGGCACATGCACGCCGCTAACGTGGTTGAAGCAGAGCAGGACATGATGCGCGCGATCGCAATCGCACCCGATGACCCTCGCGGCCATCGCGGGATGGCGGAGTTGTTGAATGCCCAGGGACGCCGTTTCGAGGCGAGACGTCACACGTTGGAAATCGCCAAGTTAAACGTGATTACCCAGCGAGAACTCTTGAGCCTGATCGATACATCCGGTCCGTTCGAGTTGGTGTCGTTCCGGACCATACTTGATCCTACGACAACAAACGTCTTCGACTTGTGCAAGGCGCGCTACGAGTACGTGGGCGGCGAAAATTTGGCGCTGGCCATTGCGACGTTGGATCGCTTACATTTCGCTGGCCCCTTATCCCCAGCGATTGAAGCATTTAGGGGGCAGTTGCTTGCCGAAACTCGCGATTCTGATCGGTTTCAAATGTGGCTCGCTGAGGTGCCTGATGGCGCACCTGAGTACCCTGAATACTGGTCTGCGGTTGGTCTTTGGCTAGTTCATCTGGGGCGCGACCAAGAAGCAATTCATGCTTTTGGAGAAGTCTTGCTGCGTGACCCAACCGCTCGTTCGGCTTTGCGTTCAATTTTGTCTGCACTCACTCGAATTGGCGACAGCGAAAAGCTCAGTGTGGTTCAAGAGACTTTGGCGGCACTCGATCGAATATTTCGAATAGCATCGATGGCGAATTCTGATCATGCAGTGGAAATCGGAAATCAACTTCAAAAACTAGGACGCCCGTGGGAAGCGAACGGTTGGTATCGAATTGCTTTTGAACAGGGCAACTCACCTTACAGCCGGTTTCAGGAATTGCAGCAGCGACAAGAAAAGATTCGCATTTGGGAAACCAAGGCCGGGGCAGCAAATATCGGTCTCGCCAGGGTAAATACGATGTTGGGGTTTGACTTTCGTGATTATCCCAAACCGAACTTGAATTCACTTGCGATATCAAACGATGCTGTCGAACGTAATTCGTTTTTGCATCCATTGCTCTTTCATGACATCGCCCCCAAGGTTGGTTTAACGTCAAGTTTTGCTAGTGGGTATTCCGTCAACAGCGGCAACTTTCTGCTGCATCAAGCCAATGGCGGGGGGATCGCCGCTTTGGACTTTGATCTGGATGGACGTTGCGACTTGTACATGGCTCAGTCGGATGGCGACCCGAATAAACACAAAAGCTCAGTCGCCAACGAGCTCTACCGGCATCTACCCGAAGCTCGTTTTGATGAGGTTGGCGGCGCGTCTTTAACGGCGGATCAAGGATTTGGACAGGGGGTCTGCGCCGCCGATGTCAATCAAGACGGATTCCCAGATCTATTGGTCGCCAATATCGGCTCCAACGTTCTGTACATCAATCAAGGCGATGGGACATTTCGTGAGCGTTCGGATTTACTGATGGACCCTGCTGATGAAAAATGGACATCAAGTATTGCGGTGGCGGATCTGAGCGGTGATGGTCTGCCCGAAATCATCGAAGTCAATTACGTCGACGATCCTTTGATTTTTCAACGACCATGTCGTGGCAAGTCACTTGACTGTACGCCGCAGCGATTCAGAGCAGCGACTGACCGGATTCGTCGTAGTCTCGGTGATGGAAGGTTTCGTAGTTGGAGTGGTGCGGACCAAATCGATAAATTGCCCAACTACGGATTCGGTATCGTCGTCACCGACTTTGACGGTAAAGATGGCAATGATATTTTTGTTGCGAATGATGGGGACTTGAATCATTTCTGGAAGAGCGTGTCGGCCATTGCAGGAACGATCGATGATTTCGAATTGACTGAAGTCGCTGGATTGGTGGGGTGCAGCGTCGGCGCGAAAGGGCTTAGCCAGGGCTGCATGGGGACCACGACGGGCGACTTTGATCGCAATGGATTTTTGGATGTTGCGATCACTAACTTTTACAACGAACCGATGAACCTATTCTTGCAAGAACCATCCGGGCTGTTTATCGACCAGTCGTATAATTACGGGCTTGTGGATCCGTCTAAAGATGTTCTTGGATTTGGTATTCAAGCGGACGACTTCGACAATGACGGATGGTTGGACCTAGCAATCTTGAATGGGCACATCTATGACGCTCGATATGCCGATATTCCATTTCAAATGGCAGCGCAGTTGGTTCGCGGCGGATCTAGCGGTTTCCTAACGCAGGATCCGCTTATCGGAGGTCCCTATTGGCAACGTCGGCAGCTTGGTCGGACGCTTGCCAAATTCGATTGGAATCGTGACGGCCGAATCGACCTAGTAGCAAATCACTTGGATCAGCCGACTGCTATCCTGCAAAATGACACGATAGCGGAAAACTGGATGCAACTCGAACTCGTGGGGGTTCAGAGCGAGCGGGATGCGATTGGTGCGCGCGTTGTAATTCGGGTCGGCGAAGAAGAATGGACGCTTTGGCAAACAGCAGGCGACGGCTACATGTGCACGAACGAATCAATGCTTCACGTTGGGATAGGAAGTGCAATTGCCGTCGATCAAATCGAAATCACTTGGCCGTCCGGCAGTTTCCAGATCCATGAATCGCTGCTTGCTAATCATCGCTATTTATTTGTCGAAGGGCAAAAAATTCCAACGCCAAGGCGACTGCCTCACGATTAG
- a CDS encoding ISAs1 family transposase: MITKNGKAGIPMVSAWASENHIGLGQTVFDAKSNEITAIPKLLEMIEVAGALVTIDAMGYRTEIADRIVAEKAHYCLAVKGNQLTLQEGLHSFFLKHLEYDFAEIEVRRFQNQEKTHGREDHHYEFVCKASRDLPDASGWRGLKAIGISINDTKRR; encoded by the coding sequence ATGATCACAAAAAACGGCAAGGCGGGCATTCCTATGGTCAGTGCTTGGGCCTCGGAGAACCATATCGGTCTCGGTCAAACGGTGTTCGATGCAAAGAGCAATGAAATCACTGCCATCCCGAAATTGCTTGAAATGATTGAGGTTGCTGGTGCTCTGGTCACGATCGACGCCATGGGCTATCGAACCGAGATCGCCGATCGGATCGTCGCCGAGAAGGCCCACTACTGCTTGGCCGTCAAAGGCAATCAACTCACTCTGCAAGAAGGACTGCATTCGTTTTTCTTGAAGCACTTGGAATATGATTTCGCAGAGATTGAAGTACGTCGATTCCAAAACCAGGAAAAGACACACGGACGCGAGGATCACCATTACGAATTCGTCTGCAAAGCCTCCAGGGACTTGCCTGACGCGTCTGGTTGGCGAGGACTCAAAGCGATCGGCATATCAATCAATGACACGAAGCGGCGATAG